A region from the Rufibacter sp. DG15C genome encodes:
- a CDS encoding nucleotidyltransferase: MELDDMAPEVAKEFYPQALQMLHESGLPFLMGGGFALRQYTGMQRNMKDMDVFCKAGDCPRLLKIFSDEGFKTELVDARWLAKAFKDGKYVDFIFNNPASNMPVNDGWFRRAPEGTEFGVPVKYISAEDLFKCKIYVQNRERYDGSDLNHLILRHGDKMDWERILQTLEQHWQLLLMQLLSFQFVYPSERDIIPRDLFDELLLRAKEQFDMPPPTERVCRGLLIDQTQYAPAVTEWGFKAMTIMTI, from the coding sequence ATGGAACTTGACGATATGGCCCCCGAAGTGGCCAAAGAATTTTACCCGCAGGCCCTGCAAATGCTGCACGAGAGCGGTCTGCCTTTTTTGATGGGTGGCGGTTTTGCCTTACGCCAGTATACCGGCATGCAGCGCAACATGAAAGACATGGACGTCTTCTGCAAAGCCGGCGACTGCCCACGCCTGCTTAAGATCTTCTCAGACGAGGGCTTCAAAACCGAACTGGTGGACGCCCGCTGGCTGGCCAAGGCCTTCAAGGACGGCAAGTACGTGGACTTCATCTTCAACAATCCCGCCAGCAACATGCCCGTCAACGATGGCTGGTTCAGGAGAGCGCCCGAAGGCACCGAGTTTGGCGTGCCCGTCAAGTATATCTCTGCGGAGGATCTGTTCAAATGCAAAATCTACGTGCAGAACCGCGAGCGCTATGACGGCTCAGACTTGAACCACTTAATTCTAAGACACGGTGACAAGATGGACTGGGAGCGCATCTTGCAGACCCTGGAGCAACACTGGCAATTACTGCTCATGCAACTCCTCTCCTTCCAGTTTGTGTACCCCTCAGAGCGGGACATCATTCCGCGCGATTTGTTTGATGAGCTGCTGCTACGCGCCAAAGAACAGTTTGACATGCCACCGCCCACCGAGCGCGTGTGCCGTGGCCTGCTCATCGACCAGACCCAGTACGCCCCAGCCGTCACCGAGTGGGGCTTCAAGGCCATGACCATCATGACTATTTAG